The Candidatus Jordarchaeales archaeon genome includes a window with the following:
- a CDS encoding SDR family NAD(P)-dependent oxidoreductase, whose amino-acid sequence MKVLVTGGAGFIGSHIAEQLARKGHKVIIYDNFSTGSMENIKDLSMDIKIVKGDVLDFPKLMNVVEGCDAISHHAAQLEIGSAIKDPISDARINIEGTINVLEAAVRKKVRKVIYASSAAIYGEAVKLPQDEEHPKRPSWPYGVSKYAGELYCLQYSQFYGIKTCALRYGIVYGEREWFGRVLTMFIKRAVLENKPPVIFGDGRQTRDFVYVRDVAELHNILLEDDYGGDFEAYNVGSGIATSIRDLAKLVIELSGNSLEPIYEDPPEGGYSSITGRWRIPKELRNLQLDISKVARETGWKPKTSLREGVEREIEWVKANPERWNVKERV is encoded by the coding sequence ATGAAGGTGCTGGTGACTGGAGGCGCCGGCTTCATAGGAAGCCACATAGCAGAACAACTTGCACGCAAGGGCCACAAAGTCATAATTTACGACAACTTCTCAACTGGCAGCATGGAGAACATAAAGGACCTATCCATGGACATAAAAATAGTGAAGGGTGACGTCTTAGATTTCCCTAAACTGATGAATGTTGTTGAAGGGTGTGACGCCATTTCCCATCACGCAGCTCAGCTTGAAATAGGTTCTGCAATAAAGGATCCCATTTCGGATGCAAGAATCAACATTGAGGGAACGATAAATGTTTTGGAAGCCGCTGTGAGAAAGAAGGTTAGAAAGGTGATTTATGCTTCTTCGGCTGCTATATATGGAGAGGCGGTGAAGCTTCCTCAGGACGAGGAACACCCCAAGAGACCATCTTGGCCGTATGGTGTCAGCAAGTATGCAGGTGAGCTTTACTGCTTACAGTACTCGCAATTTTACGGCATTAAAACCTGCGCTCTCAGATACGGGATAGTTTACGGTGAAAGGGAGTGGTTTGGTAGGGTGTTAACTATGTTCATAAAACGCGCCGTGTTAGAAAATAAGCCACCCGTTATATTTGGCGACGGGAGACAGACGAGGGATTTCGTATATGTTAGAGATGTTGCTGAGCTTCATAACATTCTTTTAGAGGACGATTACGGAGGCGATTTCGAAGCTTACAATGTTGGGAGCGGCATAGCCACGTCTATAAGGGATCTCGCGAAGCTCGTCATAGAATTGTCAGGAAACTCTTTAGAACCAATATATGAAGATCCTCCAGAAGGAGGGTATTCATCCATCACGGGGAGGTGGAGGATACCTAAAGAGCTGAGAAACCTTCAATTGGACATTTCGAAGGTGGCAAGGGAAACGGGATGGAAACCTAAGACGAGTCTAAGAGAGGGTGTGGAGCGCGAGATAGAGTGGGTGAAGGCTAACCCAGAAAGATGGAACGTTAAGGAGAGGGTTTGA